A genomic window from Planococcus rifietoensis includes:
- the pckA gene encoding phosphoenolpyruvate carboxykinase (ATP): MTSVNLANDLKELLNGSNINTQLSVPQLVEAATSRGEAVLTREGAVKAETGKYTGRSPKDKYMVEEAISKDKIDWGSVNRPISSEIFENLYAKVLNHLKEKDALYVFKGFAGADPESRLAIQTINEYAWHNLFAHQLFIRPTAEELKAHEAEFTVVYAPTFHADPAVDGTDSETFIIVSMEKKIILIGGTEYAGEMKKSIFSIMNYILPEKGILPMHCSANVGKNDDVALFFGLSGTGKTTLSADEDRKLIGDDEHGWSDNGVFNIEGGCYAKTINLSRENEPQIFDAIRFGSVLENVVVDEDTRIPDYDDGSLTENTRAAYPIDAIDNIVIPSVAGHPKTIVFLTADAFGVLPPISKLTKEQAMYHFLSGYTSKLAGTERGVTSPEATFSTCFGSPFLPLHATVYAEMLGDKIDEHGADVYLVNTGWTGGVYGVGSRMKLSYTRTMVRAAIRGDLNGVEMEHESVFGLNMPKEIPDVPTEVLNPRNAWADKESYDQKAQELAKKFKDNFEKFGTVDAGISQKGGPTHN, translated from the coding sequence ATGACTTCAGTGAACCTAGCAAATGATTTGAAAGAGCTTTTGAACGGCTCGAATATTAATACGCAACTATCCGTTCCACAATTGGTGGAAGCTGCAACATCCCGCGGGGAGGCAGTGTTGACGCGTGAAGGCGCAGTCAAAGCGGAAACAGGCAAATACACGGGCCGTTCGCCTAAAGACAAGTATATGGTAGAAGAGGCGATTTCGAAAGATAAAATTGATTGGGGCAGCGTCAACCGCCCGATTTCCTCTGAAATCTTTGAAAACCTATATGCTAAAGTCCTCAATCATTTGAAAGAAAAAGACGCTTTGTATGTCTTCAAAGGCTTTGCTGGCGCAGATCCTGAGTCACGCCTGGCGATTCAGACAATCAACGAATACGCTTGGCATAACTTGTTCGCCCATCAATTGTTTATCCGCCCGACTGCGGAAGAACTGAAGGCGCATGAAGCTGAATTCACTGTTGTTTACGCCCCGACTTTCCACGCAGACCCTGCGGTGGACGGAACGGATTCCGAAACATTCATCATCGTTTCGATGGAAAAGAAAATCATCTTGATCGGTGGTACGGAATATGCAGGCGAAATGAAGAAGTCCATCTTCTCGATCATGAACTACATCCTTCCTGAAAAAGGCATCCTGCCGATGCACTGCTCAGCGAACGTTGGCAAAAACGATGACGTTGCCTTGTTCTTCGGCCTTTCCGGCACAGGCAAAACGACTTTGTCGGCAGACGAAGACCGTAAATTGATCGGCGATGATGAGCACGGCTGGTCCGATAACGGCGTCTTCAACATCGAAGGCGGTTGCTATGCAAAAACGATCAACTTGTCTCGTGAAAATGAACCACAGATTTTCGATGCCATTCGTTTCGGCTCTGTCCTTGAGAACGTCGTTGTTGACGAAGACACACGCATCCCGGACTACGATGATGGATCGTTGACTGAAAACACGCGTGCAGCCTACCCGATCGATGCCATCGACAATATCGTCATCCCTTCTGTTGCAGGACACCCGAAAACGATCGTCTTTTTGACTGCGGACGCATTCGGCGTATTGCCTCCAATCAGCAAATTGACGAAAGAACAAGCGATGTACCACTTCCTTAGCGGCTACACATCAAAACTGGCCGGCACAGAACGCGGCGTCACTTCACCGGAAGCGACATTCTCGACATGCTTCGGCTCACCATTCCTTCCGCTTCACGCGACAGTTTACGCTGAAATGCTTGGCGATAAAATCGATGAGCACGGCGCAGACGTCTACCTAGTAAACACAGGATGGACTGGCGGGGTTTACGGCGTCGGAAGCCGCATGAAACTGTCATACACTCGCACAATGGTCCGCGCGGCAATTCGCGGCGACTTGAACGGCGTGGAAATGGAACACGAATCCGTCTTCGGCTTGAACATGCCAAAAGAAATCCCAGACGTTCCGACTGAAGTATTGAACCCGCGCAATGCATGGGCTGACAAAGAATCTTATGATCAAAAAGCACAGGAATTGGCGAAGAAGTTCAAAGACAACTTTGAAAAATTCGGCACTGTGGATGCTGGCATTAGCCAAAAAGGCGGCCCTACCCATAATTAA
- the metK gene encoding methionine adenosyltransferase has protein sequence MTNRRLFTSESVTEGHPDKICDQISDAILDAILTEDPNARVACETTVTTGLVLVAGEITTSTYVDIPKVVRQTVKEIGYTRAKYGFDSETSAVLTAIDEQSADIAAGVNVALEAREGQMTDKELDEIGAGDQGLMFGYASNETEELMPLPISLAHKLARRLAEVRKEEILPYLRPDGKTQVTIEYDENNKPVRVDTIVISTQHHPEVSLEQIQRNLKEYVINAVVPAELLDAETKYFINPTGRFVIGGPQGDAGLTGRKIIVDTYGGYARHGGGAFSGKDATKVDRSGAYAARYVAKNIVASGLADKCEVQLAYAIGVAHPVSIAVDTFGTGKVSEDKFIELVRANFDLRPAGIIKMLDLRRPIYKQTAAYGHFGRTDVDLPWERTDKADALKQQANA, from the coding sequence TTGACAAACCGTCGATTATTCACATCAGAATCAGTAACAGAGGGCCATCCGGATAAAATTTGCGACCAAATTTCAGACGCAATCCTGGATGCGATCCTGACAGAAGACCCGAATGCGCGTGTCGCATGCGAAACGACTGTAACGACAGGGCTTGTTCTTGTCGCAGGCGAAATCACAACATCCACGTATGTAGATATTCCAAAAGTGGTCCGCCAGACCGTTAAAGAAATCGGCTATACACGTGCGAAATACGGCTTCGATTCCGAGACAAGCGCAGTGTTGACAGCAATTGATGAGCAGTCGGCAGATATCGCTGCAGGCGTCAACGTGGCTCTAGAAGCGCGTGAAGGCCAGATGACCGATAAGGAATTGGATGAGATCGGGGCAGGCGACCAAGGTTTGATGTTCGGGTATGCGTCAAATGAAACAGAAGAATTGATGCCATTGCCAATCAGCCTGGCGCACAAACTCGCACGCCGCTTGGCAGAAGTGCGCAAAGAAGAAATCTTGCCGTATTTGCGCCCTGATGGCAAAACGCAAGTAACGATTGAATATGATGAAAACAATAAACCGGTGCGTGTCGATACGATCGTCATTTCAACACAGCACCATCCGGAAGTGTCTTTGGAGCAAATCCAGCGCAACTTGAAGGAATACGTCATCAATGCCGTTGTACCGGCTGAATTGCTTGACGCTGAAACGAAATACTTCATCAACCCGACAGGCCGCTTCGTCATCGGCGGACCTCAAGGAGATGCAGGGCTTACAGGCCGCAAGATCATCGTCGATACGTACGGCGGTTATGCACGACACGGCGGTGGGGCATTCTCCGGTAAAGACGCGACAAAAGTCGACCGTTCCGGTGCTTATGCAGCACGCTATGTGGCGAAGAATATTGTTGCTTCTGGCCTCGCCGATAAATGTGAAGTGCAGCTTGCTTATGCAATCGGCGTAGCACATCCGGTATCGATTGCTGTCGATACGTTCGGCACTGGGAAAGTCAGCGAAGACAAATTCATCGAACTTGTCCGCGCAAACTTCGACTTGCGCCCAGCAGGTATCATCAAGATGCTCGACCTGCGCCGCCCAATCTACAAACAGACAGCGGCTTACGGCCATTTCGGCCGTACGGATGTCGATCTTCCATGGGAACGCACAGACAAAGCGGATGCTTTGAAACAACAGGCTAACGCATAA
- a CDS encoding gamma carbonic anhydrase family protein, with the protein MIYPYKDKSPKIDKSAFIANYATVTGDVTIGENSSVWFNTVIRGDVAPTIIGKNTNIQDLSMLHQSPDNPLILEDDVTIGHQVTLHSCKIKKGALVGMGSIILDGAEIGEGAFIGAGSLVAQGKKIPAGTLAFGRPAKVVRELNEADKQDMERIVREYAEKAAYYKSLQ; encoded by the coding sequence ATGATCTATCCATATAAAGACAAATCACCAAAGATTGACAAATCGGCATTCATTGCCAATTATGCGACCGTCACCGGCGATGTGACGATCGGCGAGAATTCTTCTGTCTGGTTCAACACCGTCATCCGCGGCGACGTGGCACCGACTATTATCGGGAAAAACACCAATATCCAAGACCTGTCGATGCTCCACCAAAGCCCGGACAATCCGCTCATCTTGGAAGACGATGTCACCATCGGCCATCAAGTAACGCTTCACAGCTGTAAAATCAAAAAAGGCGCTCTCGTCGGCATGGGCTCGATCATTCTGGACGGTGCTGAAATTGGCGAAGGAGCTTTCATCGGCGCAGGCAGCCTTGTCGCGCAAGGAAAGAAAATCCCAGCAGGCACACTGGCATTCGGCCGCCCCGCAAAAGTGGTGCGTGAACTGAACGAAGCGGACAAACAAGATATGGAGCGCATTGTTCGGGAATACGCAGAAAAAGCAGCTTATTATAAATCACTTCAATAG